A portion of the Rhizoctonia solani chromosome 6, complete sequence genome contains these proteins:
- a CDS encoding guanyl-specific ribonuclease F1 — MTSIDLPYQPVHTPRDRLVHMKQPFDACNCTLREGIVGFLLPMLPGSVISRACQERVRTFINAAHSSIIFAMYTLLQTVVVVALSGLALAIPAPTKTTPFDKRTISGVTAADCDGFTFTAAQVAAAASAAATHVSRGTTVGSNSYPHVFNNREGFTFNSGCRAPYYEFPLFRSSVYTGGDPSYNRVVIGSVSGSNAAFCDVITHYGASGNNFLQCD, encoded by the exons ATGACTTCGATCGACTTGCCTTATCAACCCGTCCACACTCCTCGTGACAGACTCGTCCACATGAAACAACCATTCGATGCATGCAACTGTACGCTTCGCGAGGGAATTGTTGGGTTCTTGTTGCCGATGTTGCCCGGGAGTGTTATATCTCGAGCGTGCCAAGAACGTGTACGCACGTTTATCAATGCTGCGCACTC GTCTATCATCTTCGCCATGTACACCCTCCTTCAAACTGTCGTTGTCGTCGCTCTTTCTGGGCTTGCGCTCGCTATTCCAGCTCCGACCAAGACAACACCTTTCGATAAACGCACCATTAGCGGCGTAACTGCTGCTGACTGCGATG GTTTCACCTTCACTGCCGCTCAAGTCGCTGCTGCCGCCTCTGCCGCCGCAACCCACGTCTCGCGCGGCACTACCGTTGGAAGCAACAGCTACCCCCACGTTTTCAATAACAGGGAAG GCTTCACTTTCAACTCTGGCTGCCGCGCGCCCTACTATGAATTTCCGCTTTTCCGCTCGTCGGTTTACACTGGTGGTGACCCAAGCTACAACCGCGTTGTCATTGGTAGTGTTTCGGGCTCTAACGCTGCGTTCTGTG aTGTTATTACTCACTACGGCGCTAGCGGAAATAACTTCCTGCAGTGCGACTAA